One part of the Vicia villosa cultivar HV-30 ecotype Madison, WI linkage group LG6, Vvil1.0, whole genome shotgun sequence genome encodes these proteins:
- the LOC131612323 gene encoding protein SRC1-like, producing MAGLMNKIGDALHIGGDKKEGEQHKGDQHGVVGGHGHGTQYQGEQQHGVVGGHGHGTEYQGEQQHGFAGGQGHGTEYQGGQHGVVGGHGHGSEYQGEQHAFGHGENKTGQYQGGEHKEGIVDKIKGKIHGEGGAGEKKKKERKKREDGHGHGHDSSSSDSD from the coding sequence ATGGCAGGACTCATGAACAAGATTGGTGATGCCCTTCATATAGGAGGAGACAAGAAAGAAGGAGAACAACACAAAGGAGATCAACATGGTGTTGTAGGAGGACATGGACATGGCACCCAGTACCAAGGAGAACAACAACATGGTGTTGTAGGAGGACATGGACATGGCACTGAGTACCAAGGAGAACAACAACATGGTTTTGCAGGAGGACAAGGACATGGTACTGAGTACCAAGGAGGTCAACATGGTGTTGTAGGAGGACATGGACATGGTAGCGAGTACCAAGGAGAACAGCATGCTTTTGGTCATGGAGAGAACAAAACAGGTCAATACCAAGGGGGAGAGCACAAGGAAGGAATTGTTGACAAGATCAAGGGCAAGATCCATGGTGAAGGAGGAGCAggtgagaagaaaaagaaggagagGAAGAAACGTGAAGATGGTCATGGACATGGCCATGATAGCAGCAGCAGTGATAGTGATTAG
- the LOC131612321 gene encoding protein SRC1-like: protein MAGIINKIGDALHIGGDKKEGEQHKGEGHHVEQHKGEHGHGHGHGAEYKGEEHAFGHGEHKPGQYQGAEHKEGIVDKIKHKIHGEGEGGEKKKKERKKREDGHDSSSSDSD from the coding sequence ATGGCAGGAATCATAAACAAGATTGGTGATGCTCTTCATATAGGTGGAGACAAAAAAGAAGGAGAACAACATAAAGGAGAGGGTCATCATGTGGAACAACACAAAGGAGAACATGGACATGGACATGGACACGGTGCTGAGTACAAAGGAGAAGAACATGCTTTTGGTCATGGAGAGCACAAACCAGGTCAATACCAAGGAGCAGAACACAAGGAAGGAATTGTTGACAAGATCAAGCACAAGATCCATGGTGAAGGTGAAGGAggtgagaagaaaaagaaggagagGAAGAAACGTGAAGATGGTCATGATAGCAGCAGCAGTGATAGTGATTAG